The segment GATATTTCCCCTTCCAACGGTTGCAGTACACCCTGTATGCTATCTAGCAAGGTCGTCTTTCCACTTCCTGAAGCTCCTCTAATCAGCACTTTACGACCATATGGGACTGTAGCATTAAAATTTTTGATAATTGCTGTTCCATGTCCAATGGCTACTCCTGAAAAATGAATCTCAGGCTTCAATATTGATTCATCAATATGATTTTCAAACACTTCCTGTTGCTGAGAATCCTGTAACATTTTCTCTAATTTTTTTCGAGTTGGCTCCGTTGATTGTATCATTCGTAAATAGTTCGAAACATTTCTAAATGGATAGATAACACGGTCACTGGCTAAAAATAAAGCGATAACAATACTAGCATCTAGTTTCCCTTGGGTTACAAATACTAGAGCTACAGTTATTGGAACAATATAACTTAACCACGACAGCATGGAAGAAACAAGATTAACTATGCTGTGTTTATTATTTAATGCCTCATTACTATTTTCTAAGTCATTGACAACTGTCTCAGCCATCCCTAAAAACTTACGATTCGCACCATATGTCCATAGAACCGAAAAACCTTGAAAAATATCTTTTATGCTACGAATAAATTTCTCATTCGACTTAGTAAAATTCTCTGTTGCAGTTCCTAGATATTTGCTAAATAGTATTGCTGGCAACATTGGAAGAAATGAGAAAATAATAAATAATACAGAAATTGCAGGACTTAGATAGACAAGATATATCAATGAAACCGCCCCTAAAAGACTGTAGTATAAGCAATCAAAAAGAACGGAAAAATATTTATCTTCTACTAATTTTAAATCTACTGTTAATACCGCAAGAGACCCTGTAACATCTAATGCATTCTCCTTATTTCCAAGATAGTTTAACAGTTCCATCTTATACCTTTTATGCAGATTTTTTAGTAAGTCGTTTTTTATTATTGAAACAAATAAATCTGATAATTGAATCAATAAATAGAACAATATACTGCAACCGGCGAATAGTAAAACATCTTTTACAGTTGATTCCGAGCTAAATTGACTAACTCTCGAAATAACCTGAGACATAATAATCCCGTCAAAGCTTGCTCCTATCAATGCAAGCAAGAGTAAGCATATTTTAAACTTAGGCAATATTCTCCATACCTGTTTTAATTTCATAACCCGTTCTCCATTTTCTAAAGATTTCATCAAGTAAATATAAAGCAAACTCTGAGGGTGCTGTTTGTATGCCTTGCTTATATTTGACGTATCTATATAAGACGAGTATAAAATACTTTTTTAAAAAAATCAATCATTTTATTATATTTTATATAATTTTTTTGTTATTTATAAACATTATTTTGATTTGATGTTCAAAAACATGGACTTTTAGCCCAAAATCTCTATCCACTATCAAAGATTCATATTGCGCTTGAATAAGACAAACAAAAAGAACCTGAAATCAGGTTCTATCTGAATTGTTGAAACGAACTAGTTCGTTTCATTTCCAGCCTCCAACAGACTGTTGGAGCGAGCTAAAAGTCTGGCATTCAGCTTGTATGCTAAAGCACACTGCGATGAATTCCTATTTTTGCTGGACTTTCTTAACGCTCTAACATCTTGATTAGTCGAACACAGCCTAAAAACTCGGAAAAAAGAGAATGGAAAAATAAAGAAGAAGCTGGGACAAAAGTCCTGGCCTCTCTCTGAATTGAACTCGAACGAAAATCCTAGTGAAAAAGATAGATTGCCTTGCGACAAGTCGCTGTGACAATCTCCTTTTCGCTTTTGAGTTTCAAGGCTCAAACCTTTTACAGTCCACTGGACTGTAAAACTCATACGGATTTTTTTGCGTTCTCGTATCTTGATTAACGACGGAGTCCGAGTGAGTGAATCAATTCACGGTAACGGTTTACGTCTGTGCGGCGTAGGTATGCCAACAAGTTACGACGGCGACCGATTTTTTTCATCAAACCACGGTAAGTTGCGTGGTCTTTTTTGTGTTGTTTGATGTGGTCGTTAAGGTGGTTGATTTCCCAAGTAAGTACTGCTACTTGTACTTCAACTGAACCTGTGTCGCCTTCATGACGAGCATATTGTGCCATGATTTCATTTTTTTTCTCTTTTGAGATTGCCATGATATGTTCTCCTTTGTATTTGAGCCTAATCCGAGTGACAGGTTGGCGACCTGTAACCAAGAAAAAGCTAGATTTGTCCTTTTGGACCTCATTTATTCTATCAAGGATTGTCTTTTTTGTCAACTGATTTGAAGACTAGCTGAGTAGCTCTGCTATTTTCAAAAAAAGCCAGCCGAAGCTAACTTTCTGCTTGTATATCACATTTACTCTGCCTTTTCTGCTTTTGGCAAGATGAGGTTGAGGATAATACCTACAATGGCTGAGAGGGCTGTTCCTGAGAGGGTAATGGCACCGATGTTGAGAACTGCTCCACCAAGACCCAATACCAGCATTGAGCTTGCAATAATCAGGTTGCGGACTTGACCGAAGTCAACACGGCTTTCAATCAAAACTTTCAAACCGTTTGAGGCGATAACACCGTAGAGCAAGATAGACATACCACCGAGTACAGCACTTGGAATGGTTGAGATAAGGGCTGTAAATTTACCCAAGAATGAGAAGGCAATGGCAATCAAGGCTGCATTACGGATAACGGATACTGATGCGATGCGGGTCATGCCGATAACCCCTGTGTTTTCACCGTAGGTCGTGTTAGCAGGTCCACCGATAAAGGCTGATACGGCAGTCGCCACACCATCACCAATCAAGGTACGGCTGAGACCTGGATCTTTCAAGAACTGGCGGCCACAGATTTGACTGAGAACCGTGTGGTCTCCGATATGCTCAGCTACTGTTACAACAGCAATTGGTAAGATAGCAATCATTTCTGGACCGAAGTAGAAATTGTAGGCCTTGAAGACACCTGTTTCAAATGGTAGGTAGAAACCTGGCAATTCAAACCAAGCTGCTTCCAGAACAAGTGTGAAGTCAACCAAACCAAGACAGAGGGCAATCACGTAACCACCGATGATGGCAATCAAGAATGGAACAATCTTGGCGAAGCCTTTCCCTTTGGTATTGACAAAAGCAGCAATCAAGAAGGTTGCGATCGCCACAACGACGTTTTTCCAGTCACCGTCTGCGACAAAGCCTGCCGAAGTCACGGCAGAGTTGGCAAGACCCAGACCAATAACGATAATCATAGGGCCGATAACAATCGGTGGCAAGAGGGTATCAATCCACTTAGTACCGATAACTTTGACCAGAGCCGCAGTCAAGACGTAAATCAAGCCGACGAAGAGAATACCTGTCTGCGCAGCTGATACATCACCGCCCATTTCTTTGATGGCAAGCGCCATAGCAGAAATGTAGGCAAAGGATGAACCCAAGTAAACTGGAACTTTAAACTGGGTTGCCACTTGGTAAATCAAGGTTCCGACACCTGATGCAAAGAGAGCCACGGAAACTGGCATACCGAGAATCAGTGGCACCAAGATTGTCGCTCCGAACATGGCGAACACGTGCTGGAAACTCAACAAAATCCCTTGAAGCGGTGCTGGTTTCTCATGGACATCAAACAAAAGATTGGCTTTTGTACTCATAAATCTCCCATTCTGGGTACACAAAAAAGACCCAGACTTTCTAAATATACATAGTCATAGGCCCTTAATAATTTTTCCTGTTGTCTTTCTCACCTCACGGGATGAGTTTAAAAACCTACGCTTTTGGTATTGTAACACAAAAGTTCGGATTTTGGCAAGGAATTTTTTTCTGATATATACTAAAAGTTTGAAAAAAATCAAATGTTTTTCGTACTTTCAATAAATTCCTTAACTAACGTTAAAATCTTGTCCTCATGCCCCCTGATTACCTCACCATTCCAATTGTCATCCGAATTTCCAGTAAGTTTAGCCATCCATTGCAGTTTTAGACTTTGGTTCCCAAATATCTTTTCCCATTGGCTATACTTGGCCTGAGGTCTAGAGTTCCCAAACTTCGAATTTTGACTGTCCGTGATAATACAAAGGTTTCCGAAAGAATGAAGCAGACTATCAGACATTCTTAACATCCCACTATCTTCAAAATTTGGATTCTGAGGATACCAATGTTCAACGGAACGACGATAAGTAAATCTAAAATTCCTTGAATCAAAAAAGTACTCCTGTAGATTATTTTGATTTTTCCATAAGACATAATCAATAAAATTGAAAGCATAGATAGGCATATTAGGGTAGCGTCTAAATTCTTGACCATCTTCTGTAAATAACCGGTCATCAGCATATCGAACTGCCAACGCTTCGAGAAAAATTACAAACTGGTGTCCAAATACTTCATCTTGCAAATGCTCAACATTCTCGAATAGATAGACCAAAGTCTCATATAGCCAACGACTATCTCGATTTGATGTAAAGGTCACTGCAAACATAGACTGGAGCATAATAATGGTATCATTCACTGCTTTATCTGGAAAAGTATTATTCTCGAAATGTTCTTCTACAAAGTAATCTGTATTTTTCCGATTGTCTCTTTGATACTCATAGTAAGTACCTTTGCTAAGAAACCAGTCGTTTTTTGACCGCCTTGATGTATCTTCGCTTGCGTTTCTAATGACATAGTTATCAAATAGGTGTCTGATGCTTAATAAAGTTTCCGAGAAGTAAATGACCCAATCCCTTCCTTTTTCACTTACCATAAAAACATCAAGTAGTTTCTTATCATCTAATTGAACATCTTGTGGGGGAATATTTTCAATAATAGAAACAGTATACAAGAGTAGTGTTTCAAAGTTAATAACGGTTGTATATTTTCCAATCTCTTTGTCGTCTACGATGTCATCAAATACCAATGAACTTGAATCTTCTAGGGTATCTAATATACTTTTTTTTGAACTATTTGTGTTATCAATAAATCGATAGATATTGGCTAATTTATAATTTGAAAAATGCCAACCAAAAATGTTTTCTCTTTCTTTAAACGTTTCCTTTCTTTTCTTTCTCATTTGAAATGATTTAACTACCGGCTTCTCGAAGTCTGCACAGGCATCCCA is part of the Streptococcus suis genome and harbors:
- a CDS encoding ATP-binding cassette domain-containing protein encodes the protein MKSLENGERVMKLKQVWRILPKFKICLLLLALIGASFDGIIMSQVISRVSQFSSESTVKDVLLFAGCSILFYLLIQLSDLFVSIIKNDLLKNLHKRYKMELLNYLGNKENALDVTGSLAVLTVDLKLVEDKYFSVLFDCLYYSLLGAVSLIYLVYLSPAISVLFIIFSFLPMLPAILFSKYLGTATENFTKSNEKFIRSIKDIFQGFSVLWTYGANRKFLGMAETVVNDLENSNEALNNKHSIVNLVSSMLSWLSYIVPITVALVFVTQGKLDASIVIALFLASDRVIYPFRNVSNYLRMIQSTEPTRKKLEKMLQDSQQQEVFENHIDESILKPEIHFSGVAIGHGTAIIKNFNATVPYGRKVLIRGASGSGKTTLLDSIQGVLQPLEGEISVLNHQKKISNPSNQMARIQQSPYYFEANLKENLLMALESVREEELLTLLSELGLVEELGEDCLEKYYGENGAQLSGGQKQRIEIARALLHNKKILLVDEGTSAIDKQSSALIRKKLANLPITIFEVAHHYSESDLGLYDEIWEIHPNSGTIEKIL
- the rpsO gene encoding 30S ribosomal protein S15, whose translation is MAISKEKKNEIMAQYARHEGDTGSVEVQVAVLTWEINHLNDHIKQHKKDHATYRGLMKKIGRRRNLLAYLRRTDVNRYRELIHSLGLRR
- a CDS encoding uracil-xanthine permease family protein, giving the protein MSTKANLLFDVHEKPAPLQGILLSFQHVFAMFGATILVPLILGMPVSVALFASGVGTLIYQVATQFKVPVYLGSSFAYISAMALAIKEMGGDVSAAQTGILFVGLIYVLTAALVKVIGTKWIDTLLPPIVIGPMIIVIGLGLANSAVTSAGFVADGDWKNVVVAIATFLIAAFVNTKGKGFAKIVPFLIAIIGGYVIALCLGLVDFTLVLEAAWFELPGFYLPFETGVFKAYNFYFGPEMIAILPIAVVTVAEHIGDHTVLSQICGRQFLKDPGLSRTLIGDGVATAVSAFIGGPANTTYGENTGVIGMTRIASVSVIRNAALIAIAFSFLGKFTALISTIPSAVLGGMSILLYGVIASNGLKVLIESRVDFGQVRNLIIASSMLVLGLGGAVLNIGAITLSGTALSAIVGIILNLILPKAEKAE
- a CDS encoding GmrSD restriction endonuclease domain-containing protein, producing MTKTATLTVTKLLTEDEYIVPLYQRNFSWTYDEIEQLLIDIADAYNERENRPDYYIGTLVVHQKGNMYHIIDGQQRTTALTLLALVLRNEYHIQFPDLKLLNFEARKQSNASLQQLFENSSAEFENMDEIIRGYQNTKLALNKILSEQFKMEVTVYAEYLFQHVIIFRNMLPTDLDLNLYFERFNSRGEQLESHEIIKAQLMAKLDDEEAAKFAKIWDACADFEKPVVKSFQMRKKRKETFKERENIFGWHFSNYKLANIYRFIDNTNSSKKSILDTLEDSSSLVFDDIVDDKEIGKYTTVINFETLLLYTVSIIENIPPQDVQLDDKKLLDVFMVSEKGRDWVIYFSETLLSIRHLFDNYVIRNASEDTSRRSKNDWFLSKGTYYEYQRDNRKNTDYFVEEHFENNTFPDKAVNDTIIMLQSMFAVTFTSNRDSRWLYETLVYLFENVEHLQDEVFGHQFVIFLEALAVRYADDRLFTEDGQEFRRYPNMPIYAFNFIDYVLWKNQNNLQEYFFDSRNFRFTYRRSVEHWYPQNPNFEDSGMLRMSDSLLHSFGNLCIITDSQNSKFGNSRPQAKYSQWEKIFGNQSLKLQWMAKLTGNSDDNWNGEVIRGHEDKILTLVKEFIESTKNI